Part of the Leptodactylus fuscus isolate aLepFus1 chromosome 6, aLepFus1.hap2, whole genome shotgun sequence genome, ctgtatataggacatacagagaacatacagcagacacgtgtacacgtcacagccctgtatataggacatacagagaacatacagcagacacgtgtacacgtcacagccctgtatataggacatacagagaacatacagcagacacgtgtacacaccacagccctgtatataggacatacagagaacatacagcagacacgtgtacacgccacagccctgtatataggacatacagcagacacgtgtacacaccacagccctgtatataggacatacagagaacatacagcagacaggTGTACACAtcacagtcctgtatataggacatacagagaacatacagcagacacgtgtacacgtcacagccctgtatataggacatacagagaacatacagcagacacgtgtacacgtcacagccctgtatataggacatacagagaacatacagcagacaggtgtacacaccacagccctgtatataggacatacagcagacacgtgtacacatcacagtcctgtatataggacatacagagaacatacagcagacacgtgtacacatcacagccctgtatataggacatacagcagacacgtgtacacaccacagccctgtatataggacatacagagaacatacagcagacacgtgtacacaccatagccctgtatataggacatacagagaacatacagcagacaggTGTACACAtcacagtcctgtatataggacatacagagaacatacagcagacacgtgtacacgtcacagccctgtatataggacatacagagaacatacagcagacacgtgtacacgtcacagccctgtatataggacatacagagaacatacagcagacacgtgtacacgtcacagccctgtatataggacatacagagaacatacagcagacacgtgtacacatcacagccctgtatataggacatacagcagacacgtgtacacatcacagacctgtatataggacatatagagaacatacagcagacacgtgtacacaccacagccctgtatataggacatacagagaacatacagcagacacgtgtacacatcacagacctgtatataggacatatagagaacatacagcagacacgtgtacacaccacagccctgtatataggacatacagagaacatacagcagacacgtgtacacgtcacagccctgtatataggacatacagagaacatacagcagacacgtgtacacatcacagccctgtatataggacatacagagaacatacagcagacacgtgtacacaccacagccctgtatataggacatacagagaacatacagcagacacgtgtacacatcacagccctgtatataggacatatagagaacatacagcagacacgtgtacacatcacagccctgtatataggacatatagagaacatacagcagacacgtgtacacgtaTTCGTATATTGTATTATCCAGGCTGCTGTTACACACAGAATTTCCCCcctgtgggactagtaaaggattatcttatcttatcttacacgtCTGTATTCACACCTGTAATATGACGGAGATCTGCTTCTCTCCAGCTTGCTTTGCTTTCCATTTGCGGTAAGTGTCCGGCCTCAGGAGATTCTCCGCCGTGTGAGTCTAGAAGAAGGAACATAGAGATGCCAGCCATCAGTAAGACCCTCGCCCACAGACGCCACACGCACACTTGGCTGAGTGCAGGATTACCTCACACTGTGCAGCCTCAGCCAGgagatgtaataccagacactgccTGTACACAAGGGAGGCGCTATGTCTGGTAACGCACCTCAGTGTAGTGCAGGGGGTCCCATCACTTACATCTGGGCACACATGACGGTACTCACCGTGTCGGCGCTGCTACATGACACCACGTGTTTCAGTTTGATCTCCGGCATCTTCCCTGCGGTCCGAGGATGCGCAGCGACCAGGGAGTGACTCAGTGACGCGATCTCCTGGACATGCCCGCTGCAGAGAGCACAAGACAATACGTTCAGTGTTTTATAAATAAAGCTTATTGAAGCGAGCCGTGAACGTTTACGCAATATCGTCTCTGAACGGCGTTTGTGTCCGTAAATATAAACGCATCGGACAAGAAGCCGAGCCGGCCCCCTCCTCAGATATCACTGACACCCCCGGCCTGTAAATAAGGGCGTCATACACCGGCAGTCATGTGACACGGTAAGGTGAACGCCAATGGCTGGACGTGACGGTAATAGCGTTACCTCTGACACCGCCACTTCCCAGTAATCCGTCCTATATAGTGTTAGTCCCCTGtatactggctgagctctgcaatAACAGCCCACCGTGCACATTGTGCGCTAACGCTGAAAACCGCAGACACATACATAaatacacacaatacacacacGGATAGCATACATGCGATTGTGAGACCTCGACCAAACCTCCCGCCCCGGAAGTGATGCCTCTCCAGCTGTACAACGCGCACCGGAAGTAGGCCGCGGCCATTTTCACATAACCGGAAGTGTAGCGGCAGCCATCTTTGTGCCTCCGGAAGCGTCCTGTGACTGAGCAGGGATATCGGCCATCTTTGTACACCCTAACTGTCCAGGAACACGTAGAAATGAAgagtcaggagggggggggggaagaaccgGAAGTGACGGACACTATTGAGAATACAGGGGAGCGCATACAGTGACGGACACtagtgataatacaggggagcgcatacagtgacggacactagtgataatacaggggagcgcatacagtgacggacactagtgataatacaggggagcgcatacagtgacggacactagtgataatacaggggagcgcatacagtgacggacactagtgataatacaggggagcgcatacagtgacggacactagtgataatacaggggagcgcatacagtgacggacactagtgataatacaggggagcgcatacagtgacggacactagtgataatacaggggagcgcatacagtgacggacactagtgataatacaggggagcgcatacagtgacggacactagtgagaatacaggggagcgcatacagtgacggacactagtgataatacaggggagcgcaTACAGTGACGGACACTATTGAGAATACAGGGGAGCGCATACAGTGACGGACACtagtgataatacaggggagcgcatacagtgacggacactagtgataatacaggggagcgcatacagtgacggacactagtgataatacaggggagcgcatacagtgacggacactagtgataatacaggggagcgcatacagtgacggacactagtgataatacaggggagcgcaTACAGTGACGGACACTATTGAGAATACAGGGGAGCGCATACAGTGACGGACACtagtgataatacaggggagcgcatacagtgacggacactagtgataatacaggggagcgcatacagtgacggacactagtgataatacaggggagcgcatacagtgacggacactagtgataatacaggggagcgcaTACAGTGACGGACACTATTGAGAATACAGGGGAGCGCATACAGTGACGGACACTAGTGAGAATACAGGGGAGCGCATACAGTGACGGACACTAGTGAGAATACAGGGGAGCGCATACAGTGACGGACACTAGTGAGAATACAGGGGAGCGCATACAGTGACGGACACTATTGAGAATACAGGGGAGCGCATACAGTGACGGACACtagtgataatacaggggagcgcatacagtgacggacactagtgagaatacaggggagcgcatacagtgacggacactagtgataatacaggggagcgcatacagtgacggacactagtgagaatacaggggagcgcatacagtgacggacactagtgataatacaggggagcgcaTACAGTGACGGACACTATTGAGAATACAGGGGAGCGCATACAGTGACGGACACtagtgataatacaggggagcgcatacagtgacggacactagtgataatacaggggagcgcatacagtgacggacactagtgataatacaggggagcgcatacagtgacggacactagtgataatacaggggagcgcaTACAGTGACGGACACTATTGAGAATACAGGGGAGCGCATACAGTGACGGACACTAGTGAGAATACAGGGGAGCGCATACAGTGACGGACACTAGTGAGAATACAGGGGAGCGCATACAGTGACGGACACtagtgataatacaggggagcgcatacagtgacggacactagtgagaatacaggggagcgcatacagtgacggacactagtgataatacaggggagcgcatacagtgacggacactagtgagaatacaggggagcgcatacagtgacggacactagtgataatacaggggagcgcaTACAGTGACGGACACTATTGAGAATACAGGGGAGCGCATACAGTGACGGACACTAGTGATATATGGAGGGGTTGCCCATAGCAATCAATCACagaaataaatctgccccatcatTTCTTCCTATACCTGAAGACAACAGCGCCCCAATAACATTAACTCCATAATGTCCCCAGAACAGTGCCAGTGTCGGGTCCCTGGTGATAGCTGAGGTCCTGCTGCTTGGGCCCCTGGTGATAGCTGAGGTCCTGCTGCTTGGGCCCCTGGTGATAGCTGAGGTCCTGCTGCCGGGCCCCTGGTGATAGCTGAGGTCCTGCTGCCGGGCCCCTAGGTGATAGCTGAGGTCCTGCTGCCGGGCCCCTAGGTGATAGCTGAGGTCCTGCTCCCAGGCCCCTGGTGATAGCTGAGGTCCTGCTGCTTGGGCCCCTGGTGATAGCTGAGGTCCTGCTGCCGGGCCCCTGGTGATAGCTGAGGTCCTGCTGCCGGGCCCCTAGGTGATAGCTGAGGTCCTGCTGCCGGGCCCCTGGTGATAGCTGAGGTCCTGCTGCCGGGCCCCTAGGTGATAGCTGAGGTCCTGCTGCCGGGCCCCTGGTGATAGCTGAGGTCCTGCTGCCGGGCCCCTGGTGATAGCTGAGGTCCTGCTGCCGGGCCCCTGGTGATAGCTGAGGTCCTGCTGCCGGGCCCCTGGTGATAGCTGAGGTTCTGCTGCCGGGCCCCTGGTGATAGCTGAGGTCCTGCTGCCGGGCCCCTAGGTGATAGCTGAGGTCCTGCTGCCGGGCCCCTGGTGATAGCTGAGGTTCTGCTGCCGGGCCCCTGGTGATAGCTGAGGTCCTGCTGCCGGGCCCCTAGGTGATAGCTGAGGTCCTGCTGCCGGGCCCCTGGTGATAGCTGAGGTCCTGCTGCCGGGCCCCTGGTGATAGCTGAGGTCCTGCTGCCGGGCCCCTGGTGATAGCTGAGGTCCTGCTGCCGGGCCCCTGGTGATCAGCTGGTTGGTTAGAGGAGTCCCTGTTGTAGCTGCTGTCAGCTCCCCCCCCATCCTTCCTCTGGaccccactagatctctgcaagTCTCTGGACATGTCTGCAATAGATCCTGTCATCCTGTccactgctgctgctgtggcctCCGCGGATCAGACTAGATCTCCAGCACTTTCCTGACCCCCACCCCGCTCAGCCCTTCAGGTCCTTGTCTGGTCCTTGCACTTCGATGGTTCCTGACCTCGGCCCTGGTTCCTTTGTGATTTCCTGCTGTGACCTCTGGCCTGTCCACTATGTCTATTACACTGCATTACTGCCCCCCACCCAACACTACACAGGGGGCCACcaccaaggggttaaaggctcACAGCCAAATTTAGCTTGTATTTAGACAACGAATTCTTCCTGGAGTCTTTGCTGACATTTTTACAGGTCAAACATGTTAAAGGTGGGGTGTACCAAAATATGTCGTTATGTCCTATCAGTGGGGTAGGAGTCATGACCTCTGGGGCCCCCACTAATTCCGAGAATGGGGAGCGGTCTTTCCTGCTGGCCTGTCAGGCCGAGCATACCTACTATGGGGGCACTGGAGATAGCTTGGTCTTACTGGTGTAGGTCTTCCTgtgaccaccactagggggcaggcTGTCTGCTTAATTCCATGTCCAGTCATTTGGACAGAAAATGAATTGGTTCATATGATGTAATGTGAATATCAGCGATCCCGTCACGTCTGACCTGCAGGGGGCGACATCAGCGATTACACGCCTGCTGTTTGCAGCACCGACCCTGGGCTGTAGgtggcagcacacactgtattatTGCAGCGTGTGAATGCCGCCTTAGCCGCCGCTTCTTCTCCGCACCTCTACGATAAGACACAGCAACGACTCGGACGCCTTTATTTAAAAACGTATTTAATTAgtcatttatttaatttattgttCCAATAAGGAAGAGAAAACGACGAGCGGAATACGAAGACGGCGGCGAATCAGAAATGACAGGGGATGGCGGTATAGGGGGTGTATAACGTATACCATGCCGCCACTCAGGGGTGTGATCACttggagaactacaagtcccatcatGCTCAGCCAGACCGGagcctgctgggacttgtagtctctAGAGCGGGGGATGGGGCTGGATTAATATGGCGGCAGGGCTGCGTGATAGGAATGTCCGGGTCGCTTGTGTAGCCATGCAGTTGCACCATATAGTAATATGAGTTCCCATATAGAGATTTGTCTGCTTCGGAGTATAGGTCGACATAGTTCTGCACATACGTGTAACATACGTGTATAAATGGATCGGAGCTGTTATATAGATAATACCTGGCTCAGCGGATAAACATGCATTGCCCTGCTCGGATACTGCGGCTACGTCTTTGCAATGCGGTCTTGCCCAGGACGGGTCCACGAGGAGTCTCCATAGGaatggcctatttttttttttttttgggggggggggggacggataTTATGACAGCAGCTTGAGCATCGCAATGACGACGGCGACGGGGAAGAGCAGGCCGGGGATAAGGGACGGCGCGTGGTTGGCGCATTCAAATTTCGTGGCCAGGATCTGGTCGAAGGGCAGGGTGGTGACGTTCTTCATGGTGCACACGTTCTCGGTGGCGCAGACTTGAGACGTGAACTTGACCTGAGACTTTGCTGTAGGAAAGAGGAAGATGGTGAAGGCCGAGAACGAGTCTGACATCCCAATTTTTTGAACACTTCCATACGGCCAATGTACCCCGATATCCGAGGCTCGCCCGGAATGGCTACCCCGCCCCCATATCTGTGCCTAGAAAGTATAGGAATGTCAAGGGAGAACCCCGATGGGAGCAGtggtggcggccatattggttgtctacTAGAATAACTACTAATAATGTGGAGCCGAGGATGGCGGTGTAGTGTAGACGATGTCCAAGGTTATGGCGGACTTACCGTCTTTGGCGCCGTAGCTCACGCACTTCTTCTGGTCGCCGATGCACTTGATTTTGATGGGGCTTTTGCATTTGTCACTGGCTTCGTTACATGTCAGGCACTCAACGTTGTTTTCGGTGGTGGATTTTTGCACTGGCAGGGGGAGAGATGACGGCATTAAATACCACCCATAGGTCATCCATATCTAATCGCTggtgtccaacacctgggacccctagAGATCAGCAGTCTGAAGGGGCTGTGGagcagctaagtcccattcaagtgagctgcaatgccaaacacagccactacagaatgtatggcgctgtgcttggtgtgAAGTGAGGAGGACGGAGCCAAACACTGTGGCCTCTCCagccagctgatcagtgggggtcccgagTATCAGACCAATCCCATATAGATAGACTAAGGAAAAGTCACCAAGATAcaggacccagaaaacccctgtaaCCCATCATACACCTGGAGCCAGTGCTCGAGCACTAACACTACCATTGTGCAGCCTCTCACAATACTGAATCTCTGATATGACCGACACCCAATTAGGCGACATTCACACTCTATTTGCAGTTTCTGTTCACCATGTGTGCTGGAAAAACTTGCCACATATTTCTTAGGTATCcataggctcccattgacttctactgtatctataggctcctattcccctgcactgtatctataggtCTCCATTTACCTCTTCTATGTCCATAGGTCCCATTTACCTCTACTGTATCTATAGGCTCCTATTcccctgcactgtatctataggctCCTATTCCCCTGCACTTTATCTATAGGCTCCTATCcccctgcactgtatctataggctcctattcccctgcactgtatctatagggtgctattcccctgcactgtatctataggctcctattcccctgcactgtatctataggctcctattcccctgcactgtatctataggctcctattcccctgcactgtatctataggctcctattcccctgcactgtatctataggctcctattcccctgcactgtatctataggctcctattcccctgcactgtatctataggctcctattcccctgcactgtatctataggctCCTATCCCCCTGCACTTTATCTATAGGCTCCTATTcccctgcactgtatctataggctcctatccccctgcactgtatctataggctcctattcccctgcactgtatctataggctcctattcccctgcactgtatctataggctcctattcccctgcactgtatctatagggTCCTATCCcccctgcactgtatctataggctcctattcccctgcactgtatctataggctcctattcccctgcactgtatctatagggTCCTATCcccctgcactgtatctataggctcctattcccctgcactgtatctataggctcctattcccctgcactgtatctataggctcctattcccctgcactgtatctataggctcctattcccctgcactgtatctatagggTCCTATCcccctgcactgtatctataggctGCTATTCCCCTGCACTATATCTATAGGCTCCTATTCCCCTGTACTGTATCTATAGGGTCCTATCCCCCTGCACTGTGTCTATAGGGTCCTATTcccctgcactgtatctataggctcctatttccctgcactgtatctataggctcctattcccctgcactgtatctatagggtgctattcccctgcactgtatctatagggtgctattcccctgcactgtatctataggctCCTATCCCCCTGCACTTTATCTATAGGCTCCTATTcccctgcactgtatctatagggTCCTATCcccctgcactgtatctataggctcctattccccctgcactgtatctataggctgctattcccctgcactgtatctataggctCCTATTCCCCTGTACTGTATCTATAGGGTCCTATCCCCCTGCACTGTGTCTATAGGGTCCTATCcccctgcactgtatctataggctcctattcccctgcactgtatctataggctcctattcccctgcactgtatctataggctcctattcacctgcactgtatctataggctcctattcccctgcactgtatctataggctcctattcccctgcactgtatctatagggtcctattcccctgcactgtatctataggctGCTATTCCCCTGTACTGTATCTATAGGGTCCTATCCCCCTGCACTGTGTCTATAGGGTCCTATTcccctgcactgtatctataggctcctattcccctgcactgtatctataggctcctattcccctgcactgtatctatagggtgctattcccctgcactgtatctatagggtgctattcccctgcactgtatctataggctCCTATCCCCCTGCACTTTATCTATAGGCTCCTATTcccctgcactgtatctatagggTCCTATCcccctgcactgtatctataggctcctattcccctgcactgtatctataggctgctattcccctgcactgtatctataggctCCTATTCCCCTGTACTGTATCTATAGGGTCCTATCCCCCTGCACTGTGTCTATAGGGTCCTATCcccctgcactgtatctataggctcctattcccctgcactgtatctataggctcctattcccctgcactgtatctatagggTCCTATCcccctgcactgtatctataggctcctattcccctgcactgtatctataggctcctattcccctgcactgtatctataggctccctgcactgtatctataggctCCTATCCTCCTGCACTGTATCTGTAGGTCTCCATTTACCTCTTCTATGTCCATAGGCCCCCATTCACCTCCACTCTATCTATAGGCCCACTTGGGCATACACTTAGGATGTAGGTGACCCCTTATCCCCATCCTGTGGCCTCCTCAGACCACACCAGTCTCTGACCTAGGGCAGGGATGTGTAAGACTCTGTCCAcaccctgcagaaaaaaatctggaaCTATTTCTGCGGTGCCTTTTCAGCAATGGGGAGAAATCTGTCTGCAGTGCTCAGTGACCTCTGATCTGCAGGTAACGGGGGAATTTTCTGCAGGTTTTTTCCATCGTGGCCATATTTTGCCCCAGGCACTCGGAGTTCCCCGTTTGGGTCTCCTTGGACCTTCCCCTGTATTTTGCGTGCAGGTCTGGCTGACACCTACCCTCCAGGTTACTTATTTGGCACCGGTCCTTGTCGCAGCACTTCACCACGGCGTGCAGGTTGGTGGAGTTCATGGAGATGCTGTATGTCGTGTTGCACTGCTCCTTGTTCCCGCAGGATCGCACTACTGATTTTGTAGAAGTTTTACCCGCTGtcaaagaaaagcaaaaattacCGCGAGAAGACGATGGGCAAACCTGTGAGTGACGTATACAGGGATAGTCAGAGGAGTGACGTATATAGGGGTAGTCAGAGGAGTGACGTATACAGGGATAGTCAGAGGAGTGACGTATATAGGGGTAGTCAGAGGAGtgatgtatataggggtagtcagAGGAGTGACGTATATAGGGGTAGTCAGAGGAGTGACGTATATAGGGGTAGTCAGAGGAGTGACGTATATAGGGGTAGTCAGAGGAGTGACGTATACAGGGATAGTCAGAGGAGTGACGTATATAGGGGTAGTCAGAGGAGTGACGTATACAGGGATAGTCAGAGGAGTGACGTATATAGGGGTAGTCAGAGGAGTGACGTATACAGGGATAGTCAGAGGAGTGACGTATATAGGGGTAGTCAGAGGAGTGACGTATACAGGGATAGTCAGAGGAGTGACGTATATAGGGGTAGTCAGAGGAGtgatgtatataggggtagtcagAGGAGTGACGTATACAGGGATAGTCAGAGGAGTGACGTATATAGGGGTAGTCAGAGGAGTGACGTATATAGGGGTAGTCAGAGGAGTGACGTATATAGGGGTAGTCAGAGGAGTGACGTATATAGGGGTAGTCAGAGGAGTGACGTATATAGGGGTAGTCAGAGGAGTGACGTATATAGGGGTAGTCAGAGGAGtgatgtatataggggtagtcagAGGAGTGACGTATATAGGGGTAGTCAGAGGAGTGACTTATATAGGGGTAGTCAGAGGAGTGACGTATATAGGGGTAGTCAGAGGAGTGACGTATATAGGGGTAGTCAGAGGAGTGACGTATATAGGGGTAGTCAGAGGAGTGACGTATATAGGGGTAGTCAGAGGAGTGACGTATATAGGGGTAGTCAGAGGAGTGACGTATATAGGGGTAGTCAGAGGAATGACGTATATAGGGGTAGTCAGAGGAGTGACGTATATAGGGGTAGTCAGAGGAATGACGTATATAGGGGTAGTCAGAGGAGtgatgtatataggggtagtcagAGGAATGACGTATATAGGGGTAGTCAGAGGAGTGACGTATATAGGGGTAGTCAGAGGAGTGACGTATATAGGGGTAGTCAGAGGAGTGACGTATATAGGGGTAGTCAGAGGAGTGACGTATATAGGGGTAGTCAGAGGAGTGACGTATATAGGGGTAGTCAGAGGAATGACGTATATAGGGGTAGTCAGAGGAGTGACGTATATAGGGGTAGTCAGAGGAGtgatgtatataggggtagtcagAGGAGTGACGTATATAGGGGTAGTCAGAGGAGTGACGTATATAGGGGTAGTCAGAGGAGTGACATATAGGGGTAGTCAAAGGAGTGACTTATATAGTGGCCTGATGCTGCTTTTTAGTGGCCCCTCACTCCGAGCCCCACTATTGTCATTACTATGTAGAGAAGGAAAGGCCCAGACTTACGTGTGCTGATGTCGGTGATGGTGGATATGCAGATATCGAAGGATTTATCACACACCTTCTCATTTGTATTACAGTCAGTCCCGACAGTGTTACAGTGATAGCAGGACAGAGAAAAggctgaagagagaagagaagacgCACAGGTCATGAACTGCACACAGAGCCTTGTAGAAAATCACTAACCTGGTCCTTGGGTAGGTCCGGGGGGCGCTCTAGTGTATTAGGTGTTTAGGAACCATCCCCCATAGAGTGGagatgcctggtgttctcgtaA contains:
- the LOC142209051 gene encoding phospholipase A2 inhibitor NAI-like, producing MPSPLAVLCLVAVSLEGAFSLSCYHCNTVGTDCNTNEKVCDKSFDICISTITDISTPGKTSTKSVVRSCGNKEQCNTTYSISMNSTNLHAVVKCCDKDRCQISNLEVQKSTTENNVECLTCNEASDKCKSPIKIKCIGDQKKCVSYGAKDAKSQVKFTSQVCATENVCTMKNVTTLPFDQILATKFECANHAPSLIPGLLFPVAVVIAMLKLLS